Proteins from one Chroococcidiopsis sp. CCMEE 29 genomic window:
- a CDS encoding cyanophycinase, whose protein sequence is MLQLKAKSLKMTTPQATKTAVLVIGGAEDKVHGREILHTFFSRAGSTDAHIAIIPSASREPTIIGARYLSIFEEMGAKKVEVLDIRERQQCDDIYIQGRIEACTGVFLTGGDQLRLCAVLADTPVMETIRQRVQKGQITLAGTSAGAAVMGHHMIAGGGSGESPNRSLVDMAMGLGILPKVIVDQHFHNRNRMGRLISAIASHPDRLGIGIDEDTCALVERDGMLQVMGKGTVTIVDPGAISYTNYPQVGAAEPLSLHNLRVHILSYGDRYHLQQRTVMAPVHQLPS, encoded by the coding sequence ATGCTGCAACTAAAAGCTAAATCGCTGAAAATGACGACTCCCCAAGCCACTAAAACCGCTGTTCTGGTCATAGGTGGAGCAGAAGATAAAGTTCATGGACGGGAGATCTTGCACACTTTTTTTTCTCGTGCTGGGTCTACAGACGCCCACATAGCGATTATTCCCTCTGCCTCCCGTGAACCAACTATCATTGGCGCTCGATATCTTAGCATCTTTGAAGAAATGGGTGCCAAGAAGGTTGAGGTTTTGGATATTCGAGAACGGCAACAGTGCGACGACATCTACATTCAGGGACGTATAGAAGCTTGTACAGGGGTGTTTTTAACAGGTGGCGACCAACTGCGGCTGTGTGCTGTGCTGGCTGATACTCCAGTGATGGAGACGATTCGGCAGCGAGTACAAAAGGGTCAGATAACATTGGCAGGCACCAGTGCTGGGGCAGCGGTGATGGGTCATCATATGATCGCTGGCGGTGGTAGTGGCGAGTCTCCTAATCGTTCCTTGGTAGATATGGCGATGGGTTTAGGTATTCTGCCCAAGGTAATTGTGGATCAACACTTTCACAATCGCAATCGGATGGGGCGGTTAATTAGTGCGATTGCCTCTCATCCAGATCGCCTAGGGATTGGGATTGATGAAGATACCTGTGCTTTAGTCGAAAGGGATGGGATGTTGCAAGTTATGGGTAAAGGCACGGTCACAATTGTTGACCCTGGAGCAATTTCCTACACTAACTATCCTCAGGTGGGAGCAGCTGAGCCTCTTAGTCTCCATAACCTCCGGGTACATATCCTCAGCTATGGCGATCGCTACCACTTACAGCAGCGAACTGTCATGGCTCCTGTACATCAGCTACCCAGCTAA
- the trmD gene encoding tRNA (guanosine(37)-N1)-methyltransferase TrmD, giving the protein MRFDIVTLFPDFFSSPLSSGLLGKALTKQIAEVHLVNPRDFTTDKHRRVDDEPYGGGVGMLMKPEPIFAAVESLSVLPRREVILMTPQGQTMNQPLLRELARNYDQLVVICGHYEGVDERVLHLVTREVSLGDFVLTGGEIPALALINGVVRLLPGTVGKVESLKAESFETSLLDYPQYTRPTKFREWKVPDVLLSGNHAEIARWRYEQQIQRTRDRRPDLLAEGVGEAGETKNN; this is encoded by the coding sequence GTGCGATTTGATATAGTTACGCTGTTTCCCGACTTTTTTTCCTCCCCACTCAGTTCAGGTTTACTTGGTAAAGCCTTAACCAAACAAATTGCTGAGGTGCATCTAGTTAATCCACGCGACTTTACCACCGACAAGCATCGACGGGTAGACGATGAACCTTATGGTGGTGGCGTAGGGATGCTAATGAAACCAGAACCGATTTTTGCCGCTGTTGAGTCACTGTCAGTTTTACCCCGGCGAGAAGTTATCCTAATGACACCACAGGGTCAAACAATGAATCAGCCGTTGTTGCGGGAATTAGCAAGGAATTATGACCAACTGGTAGTGATTTGTGGCCACTATGAGGGGGTGGATGAAAGAGTGCTGCATTTAGTAACCCGCGAAGTTTCTTTAGGAGATTTTGTCCTCACGGGTGGAGAAATACCGGCGCTGGCACTAATTAATGGGGTAGTGCGGCTATTACCGGGAACTGTGGGTAAAGTTGAGTCCTTAAAAGCAGAGAGTTTCGAGACTTCTTTGCTGGATTACCCTCAATATACCCGTCCCACTAAATTTCGGGAGTGGAAGGTACCTGATGTATTGCTGTCAGGAAACCATGCAGAAATTGCTCGCTGGCGGTATGAGCAACAAATACAAAGAACACGCGATCGCCGTCCCGATTTGTTAGCAGAGGGAGTAGGGGAAGCAGGGGAAACGAAGAATAATTAA
- the ispF gene encoding 2-C-methyl-D-erythritol 2,4-cyclodiphosphate synthase, producing MNIRIGNGYDIHQLATGRRLILGGAEIPHELGLLGHSDADVLTHAIMDAMLGALSLGDIGLYFPPTEPKWAGADSLVLLSKVNQLVQERGWQVGNIDSVVVAERPKLKPHIATMRDRLSTVLQVQPDQIGIKATTNEKLGPVGREEGIAAYAVALLHQP from the coding sequence ATGAATATTCGCATTGGTAATGGCTACGATATCCACCAATTGGCTACCGGTCGCCGCTTGATTTTGGGCGGGGCAGAGATTCCTCACGAGTTGGGTTTACTAGGGCATAGTGATGCCGATGTATTAACCCATGCAATTATGGATGCAATGCTGGGGGCGCTTTCTTTAGGAGACATTGGACTTTACTTTCCCCCAACAGAGCCAAAATGGGCTGGAGCTGATAGTTTGGTGCTACTGAGTAAGGTAAATCAGCTGGTGCAGGAGCGAGGCTGGCAGGTGGGGAATATTGATTCGGTGGTAGTGGCAGAGCGTCCGAAGTTGAAACCGCATATTGCCACAATGCGCGATCGCCTTTCCACTGTCTTACAAGTACAACCAGACCAAATCGGCATCAAAGCCACTACAAATGAAAAATTAGGTCCAGTTGGGCGAGAAGAAGGAATTGCAGCTTATGCCGTAGCCCTACTGCATCAGCCTTAG
- the pyrH gene encoding UMP kinase encodes MAKPYKRVLLKLSGEALMGNLGYGIDPGIVQEIAAEVAEVVAIGAQVAIVVGGGNIFRGIKASAAGMDRATADYIGMIATVMNALTLQDCLERIEVQTRVQTAIAMQEVAEPYIRRRAIRHLEKGRVVIFGAGSGNPFFTTDTTAALRAAEIDAEIIFKATKVDGVYDADPHLNPGAKRYQSLTYGHVLAQDLRVMDSTAIALCKENNIPILVFDLSGRGNIRRAVMGESIGTLVGGFCEIS; translated from the coding sequence ATGGCAAAACCTTACAAGCGGGTTTTACTGAAACTGAGCGGTGAAGCTTTGATGGGCAACCTGGGCTATGGAATTGATCCAGGAATCGTTCAAGAAATTGCGGCTGAAGTGGCAGAGGTCGTAGCAATTGGTGCTCAAGTCGCTATTGTGGTGGGTGGTGGCAATATTTTTCGCGGCATCAAAGCTTCCGCAGCTGGCATGGATCGCGCAACTGCTGACTACATTGGTATGATTGCGACTGTAATGAATGCCCTAACGCTTCAGGATTGCCTGGAACGAATTGAGGTACAAACACGAGTGCAAACAGCGATCGCTATGCAAGAAGTCGCGGAACCTTATATCCGGCGTCGTGCCATCCGCCATTTAGAAAAAGGGCGGGTGGTAATTTTTGGTGCTGGATCTGGAAATCCTTTCTTCACCACCGATACGACTGCCGCCCTTAGAGCTGCTGAAATTGATGCTGAGATTATTTTTAAAGCTACCAAAGTAGACGGGGTTTACGACGCTGACCCTCATCTCAATCCTGGAGCCAAACGCTATCAAAGCTTGACATACGGGCATGTTCTGGCTCAAGACTTGCGAGTGATGGATAGTACAGCGATCGCCTTGTGTAAAGAGAACAATATCCCTATTCTGGTATTTGATCTTTCGGGGCGGGGTAACATCCGCCGAGCGGTGATGGGAGAATCCATCGGCACCCTTGTGGGAGGTTTTTGTGAAATTAGCTGA
- a CDS encoding TIGR04290 family methyltransferase, whose amino-acid sequence MNPQQQAIIELGPWFHNLHLPDGTQTAPDHILGDFPAFKWQSLASYLPKNLKGWRALDIGCNAGFYSFELALRGADVTGIDMDRRYLAQAQWAVRQYGLEDRVRFKQMQVYDLAHLDVTFDLVLFMGVFYHLRYPLLGLDLVAQKVERLLVFQTLTIPGEEVYEQTDNLDINDREPLTEPGWPKVAFLEHRFAGDPTNWWAPNHAGVAAMLRSSGLRVIECPSHEMYLCEPDPTNPACVSTWNAAELHSATGRSRHQN is encoded by the coding sequence ATGAATCCTCAACAGCAGGCGATTATTGAGCTAGGTCCCTGGTTTCACAACCTCCATCTTCCTGATGGTACCCAGACTGCCCCAGATCACATTCTGGGGGATTTTCCAGCTTTCAAGTGGCAATCCCTGGCATCCTATCTTCCCAAAAACCTCAAAGGTTGGCGGGCGCTGGATATTGGCTGTAATGCTGGTTTCTATAGCTTTGAGCTGGCTCTTCGAGGGGCTGATGTAACGGGAATTGACATGGACCGCCGCTATCTAGCTCAGGCGCAGTGGGCAGTGCGGCAGTACGGGTTGGAGGACCGGGTTCGGTTCAAACAGATGCAAGTTTACGATCTAGCGCACCTTGATGTCACCTTTGATCTGGTGCTGTTTATGGGTGTGTTTTACCACCTGCGCTATCCCCTGTTAGGGCTGGATCTGGTGGCGCAGAAAGTAGAACGCCTGCTAGTATTTCAAACTTTGACGATACCGGGGGAAGAAGTCTACGAGCAGACTGATAATCTAGACATCAACGATCGTGAGCCCTTAACTGAACCGGGCTGGCCCAAAGTCGCCTTTCTGGAACATCGCTTTGCCGGAGATCCGACAAATTGGTGGGCTCCCAATCATGCTGGAGTGGCGGCGATGCTGCGCTCTAGCGGTCTGCGAGTCATTGAGTGTCCTAGTCATGAGATGTATTTATGTGAACCAGACCCAACTAATCCGGCTTGTGTCAGCACCTGGAATGCAGCTGAACTACACTCAGCCACCGGGCGATCGCGTCACCAGAACTGA
- the cphA gene encoding cyanophycin synthetase, with protein MKILKIQTLRGPNYWSIRRQKLIVMRLDLEDLAQKPSNEISGFYEGLVEALPSLEEHLCSPGCRGGFLMRVREGTMMGHIVEHVALELQELAGMPVGFGRTRETSTPGVYQVVFEYLEEQAGRYAGRAAVRLCQSIVEQGFYPQRELEQDLQDLKDLYRDAALGPSTEAIVKEAEAKGIPWMSLGARFLIQLGYGVYQKRMQATMSAHTSILGVELACDKEGTKRILANAGVPVPRGTVISYLDELEEAIQLVGGYPIVIKPLDGNHGRGITIDIQSWEEAESAYDAARDISRSVIVERYYAGRDHRVLVVSGKVVAVAERVPAHVVGDGISTIEQLIELTNQDPNRGEGHDNILTRIQLDRTSYHLLERQGYTLETVLAMSEICYLRATANLSTGGIAVDRTDDIHPENVWLAQRVAKIIGLDIAGIDIVTPDISRSLREVDGVVIEVNAAPGFRMHVCPSQGIPRNVAGAVLNMLFPHDKPSRIPIVAVTGTNGKTTTTRLIAHIFKQTGRTVGYTTTDGTYIGDYLVEPGDNTGPQSAQLILQDPTVEVAVLESARGGILRSGLAFDASNVGVVLNVAADHLGIGDIDTVEQMAHLKSVVAEAVLPNGYAILNADDPLVAAMRERVKSQVAYFTMNPENQLVRNHTQQGGLAAVYENGYLSILKGDWTHRIERAESVPLTLGGRAPFMIANALAASLAAFAQDVPIDKIRAGLNTFRASVSQTPGRMNFFNLGSYSALVDYAHNPHSYEALGGFVRNWTSGERIGVVGGPGDRRDQDFITLGKLSAEIFDYIIIKEDDDTRGRSRGDAAQLIGKGIMQVKPDYNYQTILDETEAITTALNSAPNGSLVVILPESISRAIKLIEARHPIKEAHQPPEFTAALNSQISVPSSVANQV; from the coding sequence ATGAAAATCCTCAAGATCCAGACATTACGCGGCCCCAACTATTGGAGCATTCGACGCCAAAAGCTGATCGTCATGCGGCTCGATTTAGAAGACCTGGCCCAGAAGCCATCAAATGAAATCTCAGGCTTCTACGAGGGATTAGTTGAGGCGTTACCAAGTTTGGAAGAACACTTATGTTCCCCAGGCTGTCGCGGTGGATTCTTGATGCGGGTGCGCGAAGGCACGATGATGGGTCATATCGTGGAACATGTAGCCCTAGAACTCCAAGAACTAGCTGGGATGCCAGTGGGTTTTGGTCGTACCCGTGAAACCTCAACACCTGGAGTTTACCAGGTAGTGTTCGAGTACCTAGAAGAGCAAGCCGGCCGCTACGCGGGACGAGCGGCAGTACGACTGTGCCAAAGTATTGTTGAGCAGGGCTTTTATCCCCAGCGAGAGTTAGAACAAGATTTGCAAGACCTAAAAGACCTCTACCGCGATGCAGCTTTAGGACCCAGCACCGAAGCAATTGTGAAAGAAGCTGAAGCCAAAGGCATTCCTTGGATGTCGCTGGGCGCTCGCTTTTTGATCCAGCTGGGCTATGGGGTGTACCAAAAGCGGATGCAGGCAACAATGAGCGCGCATACCAGCATCCTGGGTGTAGAACTGGCTTGTGATAAAGAAGGAACCAAACGCATCCTCGCCAATGCTGGGGTACCAGTGCCTAGGGGTACAGTCATCAGTTACTTGGACGAGTTGGAAGAAGCGATTCAATTAGTCGGCGGCTATCCGATCGTGATCAAACCCCTTGATGGTAATCATGGCAGGGGCATCACTATTGATATCCAATCCTGGGAAGAAGCGGAGTCTGCCTATGATGCCGCCAGAGATATCTCTCGCTCAGTAATTGTTGAGCGCTATTATGCCGGTCGCGACCATCGAGTGCTGGTCGTAAGTGGCAAAGTAGTAGCGGTAGCTGAGCGAGTACCAGCCCACGTAGTTGGCGATGGTATATCTACGATTGAGCAATTAATTGAGCTAACCAATCAAGATCCGAATCGTGGCGAGGGACACGATAACATCCTGACACGCATTCAATTAGACCGTACCAGTTACCATCTGTTGGAACGACAAGGTTATACTCTGGAAACCGTGTTGGCAATGAGTGAAATCTGCTACCTGCGGGCAACCGCTAACTTGAGTACTGGCGGAATTGCGGTGGATCGAACCGATGATATCCATCCGGAAAATGTCTGGCTGGCTCAACGGGTCGCTAAAATTATCGGTCTAGATATCGCGGGAATTGATATTGTTACGCCAGATATTAGCCGCTCTTTGCGAGAAGTGGATGGTGTGGTTATTGAAGTAAACGCGGCTCCCGGATTTAGGATGCACGTTTGCCCCAGCCAAGGCATTCCTCGCAATGTAGCGGGAGCGGTACTGAATATGCTGTTCCCCCATGACAAGCCGAGTCGCATTCCAATCGTGGCTGTAACAGGTACCAACGGCAAAACCACTACCACGCGATTAATTGCCCATATCTTCAAGCAAACAGGTCGTACTGTCGGCTATACCACGACTGATGGCACTTATATTGGCGATTACCTAGTGGAACCAGGGGATAATACCGGTCCTCAAAGTGCCCAGTTAATTTTGCAAGATCCAACTGTGGAAGTGGCGGTGCTAGAATCTGCCCGTGGTGGCATTCTCCGCTCTGGACTTGCCTTTGATGCCAGTAATGTAGGAGTAGTTTTGAACGTCGCGGCAGACCACCTGGGAATTGGCGACATTGACACGGTCGAACAGATGGCTCATCTCAAGAGTGTGGTAGCGGAAGCAGTCTTGCCCAACGGCTATGCGATCCTCAATGCTGACGATCCTCTCGTTGCCGCGATGCGAGAGCGGGTGAAATCTCAGGTTGCTTACTTCACAATGAACCCAGAAAATCAACTGGTGCGAAACCATACCCAGCAGGGTGGTCTGGCAGCAGTTTATGAGAATGGCTACCTGTCAATTTTGAAAGGAGATTGGACGCACCGGATTGAGCGAGCTGAAAGTGTACCGCTGACACTTGGTGGAAGAGCACCGTTTATGATTGCCAATGCCTTGGCAGCAAGTTTGGCAGCATTTGCCCAAGATGTGCCAATTGATAAGATTCGCGCCGGGTTGAATACGTTCCGAGCCTCAGTCAGTCAGACCCCAGGGCGAATGAATTTCTTTAATCTTGGCAGCTATTCTGCCCTGGTTGACTATGCACACAACCCCCATAGTTATGAAGCGTTGGGCGGTTTTGTCCGCAACTGGACTTCTGGAGAACGGATTGGTGTGGTAGGGGGACCAGGCGATCGCCGCGATCAAGACTTCATCACCTTGGGCAAACTTTCGGCTGAAATCTTTGACTACATCATTATCAAAGAAGACGACGATACGCGAGGTCGTTCCCGCGGTGATGCAGCC
- the frr gene encoding ribosome recycling factor gives MKLAEAESSMQKTVEATQRSFNTIRTGRANAALLDRVMVEYYGTPTPLKSLANISTPDSTTITIQPYDRSTLNLIEKAISLSDVGLTPNNDGSMIRLNIPQLTSDRRKEFVKLAAKYAEEGRVAIRNIRRDALDTIRKQEKNSEISEDEAQDQQDKLQKLTNKYTTRIDELLAEKEKDITTV, from the coding sequence GTGAAATTAGCTGAAGCTGAGAGTTCAATGCAAAAGACCGTTGAGGCAACTCAACGCTCTTTTAATACGATTCGTACTGGTCGCGCTAACGCGGCTCTACTTGACCGGGTAATGGTGGAGTACTACGGTACGCCCACACCCCTTAAATCCTTGGCAAACATCAGTACCCCTGATTCCACGACAATTACGATTCAACCGTACGATCGTAGTACGTTAAACCTGATTGAAAAAGCGATTTCCCTGTCAGATGTAGGCTTAACTCCCAATAACGACGGTTCCATGATCCGGTTGAACATTCCGCAACTGACGAGCGATCGTCGTAAGGAATTCGTCAAACTGGCTGCCAAGTACGCCGAGGAGGGACGTGTTGCTATTCGCAACATCCGCCGCGATGCTCTTGACACCATCCGCAAGCAGGAGAAGAATAGCGAAATTTCTGAAGACGAAGCGCAGGATCAGCAGGACAAACTGCAAAAACTGACGAATAAGTACACTACGAGAATTGATGAATTACTGGCAGAGAAGGAAAAAGATATTACAACCGTCTAA